The Gloeomargarita sp. SKYB120 genomic sequence GGTCTTCGGGGTGTTCAAGCTGGGGAAATATATCACCCTGATGCCCTATAGCGTGATTTCGGGGTTCATGTCGGGAATCGGGGTTATCTTAATCATCCTGCAAATTGGGCCGTTTTTGGGGCAAGAAACGCCAAAAGGTGGGGTCATCGGTACGTTAAAAGCCCTACCGCAATTGCTGAGCAATATCGATCCCAATGAAGTTTTTCTCGCCGTATTAGCGCTAGCCATTATCTTTTTGATGCCATCTCGTTGGAAGCAGTTTTGTCCTCCGCAACTGCTGGCCCTGATTGTCGGTACATTGGTGTCGTCATTCTTTTTTGCGGATGATGAGATTCGGGTTATTGGTCAAATTCCAGTGGGATTGCCAACCTTAACCAGACCTACCTTCACAGTGGAGCAAATAGGCACAATTGTTGTAGATGCATTTATGCTGGCCATCTTGGGCTGTATTGATACGTTACTGACAGCGGTTATTGCCGATAGTCTAACTCGTACAGAACACGACTCAAATAAGGAACTCATCGGCCAAGGAATTGGTAACTTTTTCGCGGGATTGTGCGGGGGATTGCCGGGTGCAGGCGCAACGATGGGGACGGTTGTGAATATTCAAACGGGGGCGCAAACGGCGCTTTCGGGCATTACACGGGCGCTGGTTTTGCTGGCTATTGTTGCTGGGGCTGCCCCCTTGATGAAAGACATTCCCATGGCGGTATTGGCGGGGATTGCGGTGAAAGTGGGAATTGATATTTTGGATTGGAGTTTCCTGAAACGGGCGCACGTGGTGTCGTTACGGGCCGCACTGATCATGTATATCGTGCTCCTGTTGACGGTGTTTGTGGATTTGATTGTGGCGGTGTTTGTGGGGGTGTTTATCGCCAATATGCTCACGATTGAACGGTTATCGGAATTGCAATCAAAAGAAGTCAAAACGATTACGGATGCAGACGATGCCATTCATCTCAGTCCCGAAGAAAAAGCGTTGCTCAATCAGGCGCAGGGTCAAGTGCTGCTGTTTTACCTGAGTGGGCCGATGATTTTTGGAGTGGCGAAGGCCATTGCGCGGGAACATGCGGCCATGAATAATGTGGGGGCCATCATCCTGGATTTGACCGATGTGCCGATGCTGGGAGTCACGGCTTGTTTGGCAATTGAAAATATGGTGCTCGAGGCGTTGGACAAGGGCCGGGTGGTGTATATCGTGGGGGCGGCGGGACGCACGCGCAGTCGTTTGCAAAAATTTGGTCTGCTCGACCGGTTGCCTGTGGATCATCTGGTCAGCGACCGCAAATTGGCCCTGCAAAAGGCGCTGGTGGAATTGAATTTGCCGGCAACCGTGGCGGAAGTCAATTAAAATTCTGGTAACCATCTGCGCAAGCATCGGAGGGAGGCCATGCTGCTGGAGGCCTGCGTGTTCAGCACGATTTTGCTGGGTTTTTGGGGCATGCTGTTCAAGCAAAATTTACTGATGAAAACCATCGCGATGGATGTCATGAGTACGGGGGTTGTAGCCTACTATGTGCTGGCGGGCGGGCGCAAGGGCCTGTTTACCCCCATTTTCCAACCAGGACGCGCGGTGGATTACGCAGACCCAGTGCCCCAGGCGGTGATTCTGACGGCGATTGTGATTGGCCTATCGATCCAGGCGCTCATGCTCGTCGCAGTCATGAAACTATCCCGAGATTACCCAACCCTGCAGGTGCGGGATATTGAAACCAAAAATATGCCATGAATACGCTGACAATTGGCTGGTTGGCTGGGGCGTTTTTTCTGGCATTTACCACCTATCTCATTCCCCGTTTTGCCAAAGTATTGAGCTGTTTGGGTGCCGTTTTTTCCTTGGGTTATGGGCTGGCTCTAGCGGCAATAAAAACACCCGTTTCACTCCGTTTGTTAGATAACTTTGGAGTGAGCTTATTGCTAGACGAGTTGACGGTTTTTTTTGTTCTCACCAATGCCCTGATTACCCTGGCGGTAGTGTTGACGACGTGGGAAACGGATAGAACGCCGTTCTTTTTTGCCCAGTTGCTGACCCTGCACGGCAGCTTGAATGTGGCATTTGCCGTAACGGATTGGGTGAGTCTGTATGTGGCGTTGGAGGTCGTGGCTATTTCGGCCTTTCTGCTCATCACCTATTCGCGCCAGGAACGGGTGCTCTGGGTGGGGCTGCGCTACTTGTTCGTGAGTAATGTGGCGATGTTGTTTTACCTAGTGGGAGCGGTGTTGGTTTATGAGGCGCACCATTCGTTTGATTTTGGCGGTCTGCGGGTGGCTCCCCCAGAGGCGGTGGCGTTACTGCTGCTGGGATTGCTGGTCAAAGGGGGGGTGTTTCTGCTGGGGTTTTGGTTGCCAATGACCCACGCGGAGGCGGAAGCGCCTGTGTCGGCTCTGTTGTCTGGGGTGGTGGTCAAGGCGGCCCTGCTCCCGCTGTTGCGCTGTAGTCTGCTCATGCCAGAGGTGGAATCCCTGGTGCGCGGTGTCGGGGTGGCAACGGCTGTACTGGGTGTGGTCTATGCGCTTGGGGAACGGGACGTAAAACGGTTGCTGGCCTGGAGCACGGTGTCGCAGGTGGGGTTTGTTCTGGCAGCGCCGTCGGTAGGTGGGTTCTACGCCCTGAGTCATGGGTTGAGCAAGGCGGCGCTCTTTCTGGTGGCGGGACGGTTGCCGAGTCGCCAGTTGCCCCAATTGCGAGCGCAAGGGGTGAGTTGGTCGTTGGGGTTACCCTGGGGATTGGCCAGCCTGTCTATGATGGGGTTTCCTGGGCTGGCGGGGTTTGGAGCCAAGGTGTTGACAATGCAACAGTTATGGCCCTGGCAAACGGGGCTGATGTCAGCAGCGGCGGTGGGCACGGCGGTGGTCTATGGGCATTTGCTGTTCGTCCCGTGGCGCTGGTCGGGGGAATCCCCATCGTCCGGGCTGCAGGGAGCCTTGGCAGTGTTGCTCGGGGGTCTGATGCTGGCCAATGGGGTTGATCTGGGCGTCTTTACAGGAAGTGAAATGGGCAAAGCACTACTCACCATCGCCCTAGGTTGGGGATTATATTGGGGGGTGAGTCGTTGGTGGAGCCTGCCCTTGCCCCACGCGGGCGAACGGTTGGAGCATCTACTGGGGATGATGAGCCTAGGGCTGGTGGTGTTGTTTTGGTGGGTCTGGGCATGGTAGGAACCATTTTGCTGCGTTTGCTGGTCTGGTTTCTGCTGACGGCGAATTTCAGCGGCGAAAATATCCTGCTGGGGGTGCTGGTGGCGGTGCTGTTGCCCCGAGGTCGGCGGCTGCCCCAACGCTGGCCGGAATTGCTGCAAGGGATATGGCGAATTGTAAGGGCGATTCCCCAAGCCTACCGGGAGGCGCTGGAAATGATGCTGGTGCCCCATCACCGGGAGGTCGTCAGGATGGACCCCGTGACATCGCCCCGCACGCCAGGGTTGGTGTTTCTGGACATCTTCTACATCACCTTCACGCCTAAGACCATCGTGCTGAACCAGCGGGAAGGGGGTTACGTGGTGCATTACCTGGAGCCAGGCCAATGACGCTGTTGCAGGGGGTCCTGTGGGGGATGATTGCCGCGTTTTGGTTGCCGCTGTATCCGACGCTGCGCCGGGGCGACATTTGGGAAGTGATGCTGGCGCTGTCGAGTGTGGCGACCAAGTCATCGTTGATCCTGCTGATGGTGTCGGTCATCCGGGATGACTGGATGATGGGTCTAGTGGGCGTGATTACCTTGAGCGTGGGGAATGCAGGGTTCATGTTGCTGGCGCATCTGCTGCGACGCCTAGGGCAAACGGGAGGCTAGTTTATGGTCGAGGTGGTGAGCGGGATTGGCTTGGGGGTCGGACTGTGGTTCTGGTTTTGGGGGACGCCGGTGCTCTTGACACGCCACTCCATCCTGTTCAAACTGCACCATTTGTCGGTAGCGGATACGCTGGGTTCGATGGCAATCATGGCGGGGTTGCTGGTGCGCCGTCCTCGGGAGTGGCCCTTGCTGGTGCTGGCGGTTCTCTCGCTGGTGATGTGGAATACGGTGCTGGGGTACGTGCTGGCCTACTGCGCAAGCGCCCATCAGCCCGTGTCGGTGGAGACGCCCGATGGACCCAACCATTGAAGTCATTGCCCTGCTGCTCCCCTTGACCGCGGGATTGCTGGTGGCGGAGACCAATCCTTACCGGGCACTGGTGATCCGGGGGATGTTTGGGGCGATGTCATCCCTGCTGTACGGGTTGCTGGGGGCGGCGGATGTGGCTTTGACGGAAGCCTTGGTGGGGACATTGCTGGCGGTGATTCTGTATGCAGTGGCCGTGCGGTCGTCCCTAGTGGTGCGGTTGGGTGTGTTGCAGCAGGATTTCCAAGCGGCGGCGCCGGAGTGGGTAACCCTGACAACGGCATTGCGGCAAGCGTTCAAATCCTGGCATATGCAGGTGGAATGGGTGCCCTACGAGCAATCCCAGGCGTTGGAGCGGGCGCTAGCGGAGCGAGAAGTCCACGGGATTTGCACTCGCTCGCCAACGGCGGTGATTCAGGCTAAAACCCGCGTGTACCGACTGTACGAAATCCTGCAACAAGAAGGGGTTGTACCCATTGTGATGTATGACCAACCAGTGACCAGCTCGGAGGAACCCCGATGATGAAATGGCTGTACGTCCTGGCGGGCTTAGCGTTTGGGGTCAAGATGGTGGTGCTGCCCCATCCGGTTACACCGTCGCCCCTAGCCATCGTGGAAGCCTTGGTGCAAGATGCTCAGGTTCCCAACACCGTAGCCACAGTTATTCTGCGCAATCGCCTGTTTGATACGGTGTCGGAGGTGATTGTATTTACGATTGCCATTTTGGGGGTGCATGCGTTGATGGCGAATGAACGTCCCTTGTCCCACGTTCATCAGGTGACGGATGCACCGTCGGTGGTGTTGGCCCAGGTGGGGGCGATGATCAGCGCGCTGGTGGGGGTGGAACTAGCGGTGCGCGGGCACCTGAGTCCAGGTGGAGGCTTCGCTGCTGGTGTAGCGGGTGGCACAGCCATTGGCTTGGTGGCGATGACGTCCCCGCCGGAAGCGCTCCAACGCCTTTACCAACGGTGGCATGCGGCGACCTGGGAAAAACTGGCGGTGGTGGCGTTTATAGTTATCGCTGTACTAACGCTGTTGCGCTGGGAGGGGAGCTGGACCATTCCCTTGCTCAATGTGCTGGTGGCGATCAAGGTGACGTTGGGTTCTTGGGCGATGGTGCTGGTGTTTATCCGCTATCGGGGGTTGTTGTAACGCACTAGACTAGGAAACGGATACAGAAGGGATGGGCATGGGCGAGCAGTGGTTAGAGTGGGGCCAGTCCCAGGTGTTGATCCCGCCGGCGCCAAGGGGAATCATCCACTTTTTGGGCGGGGCGTTTGCGGGGGCCTTACCCCAGTGGAGCTATCGCCAGTTGTTGGAAGGGTTGGCCCAGCGGGGGTACATCATTGTGACCCAATCGGTGATTCCCAATCTGGACCACCGGGGGTTGGCAGCCCAGGCGTACCGGCAATTCCAAGAGGTAATGCAGGGTCTCACGTTGCCGTCGAATTTGCCAGTCTATGGCCTGGGGCACAGCTTGGGCTGCAAATTGCACCTGCTGATTGGTTGTTTATTTCCGGTGGAACGGGCGGGGCATATCCTGATGAGCTACAACAATTTCGGGTTACAGCGGGCCTTGCCCTGGCTAGAAAACTTGCGTCACGTGCCGGTGTTAGACCAGTTGCCGGTGGAATTTAGCCCGTCTCCCAAAGAAACCCTAGACTTTATTCAGCGGCGGTATCGGGTTGCTAAAAACGTGTTGATTCGCTTTAGCCATGACCGCCTCGACGAGACGCCCCAGTTGGTCGAAATCCTGCAGCAGAAGTTTCCAGAGGGATTACGGGTGCATTACCTACCGGGCAATCACTCCACGCCCCTAGGGCTAGAGGTCAACTGGGAACCGGCGCGGGCGTTCAGTCCCTTGGATGCGCTGGGGCAATGGTGTAAGGAGTGGGTGTACCGCGACCTGCTGACTTTGGAACGGGTGATTGCTGGGAGTTTAGCCTAGGGATGGGATTCGGCATTGGGGTTTTGTTTGCGGTCGCCGTGGCGTTGATGGTGGCGCGAGTATTGCCGGCGTTACTAGCCTTGCCGTTGCTGGCGACTGGGATGGGATTGGTGGCGATAGCAGGCGGTCAACTCACCTGGAACGACTTGTTTTTGGGGATTTGGGTGGACGGGAGTTTGCGGCTGGCGGAACCCATGGTGCTGGCGATGCTGGGGGGAATGCTCAGCAGTTGGCTGCAAAAGACAGGCATTGCCCAGCAGTTGGTACGGGGAGGCGCAGAATTGGCGGGGGACCGGCCTTGGCTATTGTCCGTGCTATTGCTGGGCCTGGTGGCAGTGCTGTTTTCGGTCGTTGGCGGCCTGGGGGCGGTGATCATGGTAGCGACGGTGGTGCTCCCCATCCTGCAGGCGTTGGGTCTCCGAGACTACCTATGCGCAGGCATTCTGCTGTTCGGGATTAGCTTGGGGGGGTTGCTGAATCCGGGCAACTGGGCGGTCTATAAAACGGTGCTGGGGTTGAGCGATGCAGACGTCAGCCGCTATGCCTTGAGCGTTTGCGGGGTCATGGCCATCGGCGCTGTGATATTTACTGGCGTGGAGTTGTGGCGTACCCGGCTGTTGACCTGGTCGGGCTGGCGCTGGCGGTCGTTGACGTGGCCGGGGCTGGCGGGTGTGGCATTCTGGGGCTTAGGGCGCATGACGCTACCGGGTTGGCGCTGGCTGGTGGGCTGGGGTTTGACCATTTGCGTCCTGATCGGGCTGGTGCAAGGTTGGCGACGCTGGGGACAGCAACCGCAGTTGGCCTGGTACGCCTATCTCACCCCTTTAGTGCCGCTGTTGCTGATTGTGGGGTTTGGTATCCCATTTATTCCCGCCTTTCTGCTGGGCTTGGCCTATGGATTTGCCGTGACCCTGCGCCGGGGGAGCGTGAACCTGTTGACCGGGGCTTTGCTGGAGGGTACAGCGAGCGTGGCTGCCGCGGTGGTGTTGCTCATAGGCGTGGGCATGAC encodes the following:
- a CDS encoding Na+/H+ antiporter subunit E, whose translation is MVGTILLRLLVWFLLTANFSGENILLGVLVAVLLPRGRRLPQRWPELLQGIWRIVRAIPQAYREALEMMLVPHHREVVRMDPVTSPRTPGLVFLDIFYITFTPKTIVLNQREGGYVVHYLEPGQ
- a CDS encoding Na(+)/H(+) antiporter subunit B, with amino-acid sequence MMKWLYVLAGLAFGVKMVVLPHPVTPSPLAIVEALVQDAQVPNTVATVILRNRLFDTVSEVIVFTIAILGVHALMANERPLSHVHQVTDAPSVVLAQVGAMISALVGVELAVRGHLSPGGGFAAGVAGGTAIGLVAMTSPPEALQRLYQRWHAATWEKLAVVAFIVIAVLTLLRWEGSWTIPLLNVLVAIKVTLGSWAMVLVFIRYRGLL
- a CDS encoding monovalent cation/H(+) antiporter subunit G; its protein translation is MVEVVSGIGLGVGLWFWFWGTPVLLTRHSILFKLHHLSVADTLGSMAIMAGLLVRRPREWPLLVLAVLSLVMWNTVLGYVLAYCASAHQPVSVETPDGPNH
- a CDS encoding SulP family inorganic anion transporter; the protein is MTITNLIHLRNLRADILGGITTAIVSIPLALTFGVAAVKNPVAGLYGAIFVGFFAALFGGTPTLISEPTGPMTVVMTTIAASLTAANPENGLAMAFTVVMLAGLFQVVFGVFKLGKYITLMPYSVISGFMSGIGVILIILQIGPFLGQETPKGGVIGTLKALPQLLSNIDPNEVFLAVLALAIIFLMPSRWKQFCPPQLLALIVGTLVSSFFFADDEIRVIGQIPVGLPTLTRPTFTVEQIGTIVVDAFMLAILGCIDTLLTAVIADSLTRTEHDSNKELIGQGIGNFFAGLCGGLPGAGATMGTVVNIQTGAQTALSGITRALVLLAIVAGAAPLMKDIPMAVLAGIAVKVGIDILDWSFLKRAHVVSLRAALIMYIVLLLTVFVDLIVAVFVGVFIANMLTIERLSELQSKEVKTITDADDAIHLSPEEKALLNQAQGQVLLFYLSGPMIFGVAKAIAREHAAMNNVGAIILDLTDVPMLGVTACLAIENMVLEALDKGRVVYIVGAAGRTRSRLQKFGLLDRLPVDHLVSDRKLALQKALVELNLPATVAEVN
- a CDS encoding DUF1350 family protein, yielding MGEQWLEWGQSQVLIPPAPRGIIHFLGGAFAGALPQWSYRQLLEGLAQRGYIIVTQSVIPNLDHRGLAAQAYRQFQEVMQGLTLPSNLPVYGLGHSLGCKLHLLIGCLFPVERAGHILMSYNNFGLQRALPWLENLRHVPVLDQLPVEFSPSPKETLDFIQRRYRVAKNVLIRFSHDRLDETPQLVEILQQKFPEGLRVHYLPGNHSTPLGLEVNWEPARAFSPLDALGQWCKEWVYRDLLTLERVIAGSLA
- a CDS encoding cation:proton antiporter — encoded protein: MNTLTIGWLAGAFFLAFTTYLIPRFAKVLSCLGAVFSLGYGLALAAIKTPVSLRLLDNFGVSLLLDELTVFFVLTNALITLAVVLTTWETDRTPFFFAQLLTLHGSLNVAFAVTDWVSLYVALEVVAISAFLLITYSRQERVLWVGLRYLFVSNVAMLFYLVGAVLVYEAHHSFDFGGLRVAPPEAVALLLLGLLVKGGVFLLGFWLPMTHAEAEAPVSALLSGVVVKAALLPLLRCSLLMPEVESLVRGVGVATAVLGVVYALGERDVKRLLAWSTVSQVGFVLAAPSVGGFYALSHGLSKAALFLVAGRLPSRQLPQLRAQGVSWSLGLPWGLASLSMMGFPGLAGFGAKVLTMQQLWPWQTGLMSAAAVGTAVVYGHLLFVPWRWSGESPSSGLQGALAVLLGGLMLANGVDLGVFTGSEMGKALLTIALGWGLYWGVSRWWSLPLPHAGERLEHLLGMMSLGLVVLFWWVWAW
- a CDS encoding DUF4040 domain-containing protein translates to MDPTIEVIALLLPLTAGLLVAETNPYRALVIRGMFGAMSSLLYGLLGAADVALTEALVGTLLAVILYAVAVRSSLVVRLGVLQQDFQAAAPEWVTLTTALRQAFKSWHMQVEWVPYEQSQALERALAEREVHGICTRSPTAVIQAKTRVYRLYEILQQEGVVPIVMYDQPVTSSEEPR
- a CDS encoding cation:proton antiporter subunit C, which translates into the protein MLLEACVFSTILLGFWGMLFKQNLLMKTIAMDVMSTGVVAYYVLAGGRKGLFTPIFQPGRAVDYADPVPQAVILTAIVIGLSIQALMLVAVMKLSRDYPTLQVRDIETKNMP